The sequence below is a genomic window from Cytophagia bacterium CHB2.
TGAAAAGGATTGTGAAGAAATCATCGCCAACGACGGTTGCCGCTTGCGCGAATTGCTGCATCCCGAGCGGGATCCGGAGGCAAAAATCTCCTACTCTTTCGCGATTGCCTACGTCGAACCGGGCAAAGCGACTTATCGCCACTATCTGCGCCAATCCGAAGTTTATTACATTATCGAGGGGATCGGCAACATGCACGTTGGCGAGGAGACCAAAGAAGTGCAATCTGGCGACGCGGTTTATATCCCGCCGGAAAAAGAGCAATGGATCGAGAATATCGGTCAAAATGTTCTCGTATTCGCTGCGCT
It includes:
- a CDS encoding cupin domain-containing protein, which codes for MLVKHEKDCEEIIANDGCRLRELLHPERDPEAKISYSFAIAYVEPGKATYRHYLRQSEVYYIIEGIGNMHVGEETKEVQSGDAVYIPPEKEQWIENIGQNVLVFAALVSPPWRLEDDIRLDEQR